The following are from one region of the Alkalimarinus sediminis genome:
- a CDS encoding DNA topoisomerase III: MKLYIAEKPSLGRAIAAALPKPHQKHDGYIKVGGGDVVTWCIGHILEQSEPEAYDSVYKKWQLEHLPIVPSEWKLTPKPGTRKQFTAVKKLIKQAGTIIHCGDPDREGQLLVDEVINHVGVNSDVKQRVQRCLISDLNTSAVKQSLSLLKPNSDFSALSISALARSRADWLYGINMTRAYTLQGQKVGYKGVVSIGRVQTPLLGLVVRRDLELENFTPVNYYEVNAHIISATQPLFTAKWKPSDACLPYCDSEGRVLNKGLAENVIRRIHGQPATVKHVEHKKKKQGSPLPYNLSALQIDAAKRFGMSAKVVLDTCQSLYETHKIITYPRSDNRYLPSEHYHQASGVIEAISQNASLNTECEGANVALKSRVWDDKKVGAHHAIIPTSQHHKGVLSRAETQVYELIAIQYLMQFYPSWEYVDGVVELEIAGGSFITKARNTTAKGWKALLKEKVKTASGSGNNKQSSNSLPDVAVGQVLTCEKGELLDKQTQPPAPFNDASLLAAMTGISRFVTDPDIKKVLKETDGLGTEATRANIIELLFKRQFLKREGKTIRSTEIGRGLIASLPEIMTLPDMTAQWESSLDKISLKEQNYIDFMSPLQKSLLDLVGYASCNLPIGLKGLRHTKSNQFKSKRKSTKKAHKRAKPQKV; the protein is encoded by the coding sequence ATGAAACTCTATATTGCAGAAAAGCCTAGTCTTGGCAGAGCGATTGCCGCTGCGCTGCCAAAACCCCACCAAAAACATGATGGATATATAAAAGTTGGTGGAGGTGATGTGGTGACATGGTGTATTGGCCATATCCTTGAGCAATCAGAACCTGAAGCCTACGACTCTGTGTACAAAAAATGGCAGCTAGAACACTTACCCATAGTGCCAAGCGAATGGAAGTTAACGCCTAAACCAGGTACTCGAAAGCAATTTACTGCGGTTAAAAAGTTAATTAAGCAAGCAGGAACGATCATTCATTGTGGCGACCCAGACAGAGAGGGGCAACTGTTAGTCGATGAGGTTATTAACCATGTTGGCGTAAATTCAGATGTAAAACAACGGGTACAACGGTGTTTAATAAGTGATTTAAATACCTCTGCTGTAAAACAGTCATTATCTCTCTTAAAGCCCAATAGTGACTTTAGTGCGCTCTCTATTTCGGCATTAGCTCGGTCGAGAGCGGACTGGTTATATGGTATTAATATGACGCGAGCTTACACACTGCAAGGCCAGAAAGTGGGTTATAAGGGAGTTGTATCTATAGGTCGTGTGCAAACGCCTCTGTTAGGCTTGGTTGTTAGGCGTGACCTTGAACTTGAAAATTTTACACCGGTTAACTACTACGAAGTAAATGCACATATTATATCGGCAACGCAGCCACTGTTTACCGCTAAGTGGAAACCAAGCGATGCTTGTTTACCCTATTGTGATTCCGAAGGTCGAGTACTGAATAAGGGGTTGGCGGAAAATGTCATTAGAAGAATTCATGGTCAACCCGCCACCGTAAAACATGTAGAGCATAAAAAGAAGAAGCAAGGTTCTCCTTTACCTTATAATTTGTCCGCGTTGCAGATCGATGCAGCTAAGCGCTTTGGCATGAGTGCTAAAGTAGTCTTGGATACCTGTCAGTCGCTGTATGAAACTCATAAGATTATTACATACCCTCGCTCAGACAATCGGTATTTGCCATCTGAGCACTATCACCAGGCGTCGGGTGTTATCGAAGCGATCAGCCAAAACGCTAGTTTAAATACCGAGTGCGAAGGTGCTAACGTTGCTCTAAAAAGCCGTGTTTGGGATGATAAAAAAGTGGGCGCTCACCATGCTATCATTCCCACTTCTCAACATCATAAAGGGGTGCTCTCAAGAGCCGAAACCCAAGTATATGAGTTAATTGCGATACAGTACCTGATGCAGTTTTACCCTAGTTGGGAATATGTCGATGGCGTGGTAGAGCTAGAGATAGCTGGCGGTTCATTTATCACCAAAGCACGTAATACCACCGCAAAAGGTTGGAAAGCGTTACTTAAAGAGAAGGTTAAAACCGCAAGTGGTAGTGGAAACAATAAGCAAAGCTCTAATAGCTTGCCCGATGTAGCAGTAGGTCAAGTGCTAACCTGTGAAAAAGGAGAGTTGTTAGATAAGCAAACACAACCGCCTGCGCCATTTAACGACGCGAGTCTGTTAGCCGCGATGACAGGAATTAGCCGTTTTGTTACAGATCCGGATATTAAAAAGGTTTTAAAAGAGACCGATGGGCTAGGTACAGAAGCAACCCGTGCCAATATTATTGAGCTGCTTTTTAAACGTCAGTTTCTCAAGCGAGAGGGTAAGACAATTAGGTCAACTGAGATTGGCAGAGGACTAATAGCCAGCTTGCCTGAGATTATGACGCTTCCCGATATGACCGCTCAATGGGAGTCCTCCCTTGATAAAATAAGCCTTAAAGAACAAAACTACATCGACTTTATGTCACCATTACAAAAATCCTTACTTGACTTGGTCGGTTACGCAAGCTGTAATCTTCCTATAGGATTAAAAGGGCTCAGGCACACTAAGTCCAATCAATTTAAATCAAAGCGTAAATCCACGAAAAAGGCTCATAAGAGAGCAAAGCCACAAAAGGTTTAG
- a CDS encoding phosphate-starvation-inducible PsiE family protein → MRHEEIPEDHTDPLIRSLHRVIRVAVKFLAILMVLVILWSIADVVYVLYQKMKTPPYFLLDVGDILETFAAFMAVLIAIEIFTNIRLYLGTNVVPVQLVIATALMAVARKVIVLDLKEVTAEQIVGVALVTIALGVSYWLVRKEPHKAKD, encoded by the coding sequence ATGAGACATGAAGAAATCCCAGAAGACCATACCGACCCACTTATAAGATCACTCCATCGTGTTATCAGAGTGGCTGTGAAGTTTTTGGCCATTTTAATGGTGTTAGTGATACTTTGGAGTATCGCAGACGTTGTGTATGTGCTCTATCAAAAAATGAAAACGCCTCCTTATTTTCTATTAGATGTGGGCGACATTTTAGAAACATTTGCAGCGTTTATGGCAGTATTAATCGCCATAGAAATTTTTACTAATATTAGGCTCTATCTAGGCACAAATGTCGTCCCAGTTCAGTTAGTAATAGCAACTGCACTTATGGCAGTTGCTCGAAAAGTTATCGTGCTAGACCTTAAAGAGGTTACCGCTGAACAAATTGTTGGTGTTGCATTGGTGACCATCGCACTAGGTGTCTCTTATTGGTTGGTGCGAAAAGAGCCACATAAAGCTAAAGATTAA
- a CDS encoding acyl-CoA dehydrogenase, translating into MSHKLLNSRDVEFQLYEVLNSAALTQRPRFAEHSKETFNAAIDTAKQIATDLYAPHNAKLDANEPQFDGKKVSMIPEVKTAFDALAQAGFIAGRQDYELEGMQLPEVIMAICMGYFTAANPSSSGYSFLTSAAANLINVFASEPLKEKFLSPMLKGRFSGTMALTEPHAGSSLADIRTTAKQTDKGHYLIKGDKMYISGGDHELTENIVHLVLAKIEGAPTGVKGISLFLVPKFTLDKNGNPEKRNDVALTGLIHKLGYRGTTSTALSFGDNGDCVGYLIGEPHQGLRYMFQMMNEARVGVAMGATVIGYRGYLYSLEYAGERLQGRHATDGPETSPIAIIEHADVRRMLLAQKSYVEGGLSLCLYGASLLDDINTLSSPAEVKETHTLLDLLTPVIKSWCSEFGPKANDLAIQVLGGSGYTREYPVEQYWRDNRLNPIHEGTNGIQALDLLGRKVWQHNSLGLQLLGKRIQTDIQQAKSSGDGRITEWADELGQALLSIQKITLQLGSDLAAKKVNETLANAACYMNIIGKTVVAWLWLRQAIAAESGLTRLSSTDNTNTEDNNFYQGKLQAAQYFYKWELPSIEQDIKLLTDRDDSCYGMKKEWF; encoded by the coding sequence ATGTCTCATAAACTGTTAAATAGTCGTGATGTCGAGTTTCAATTATATGAAGTGCTTAACAGCGCAGCATTAACCCAACGCCCCCGATTCGCCGAACATAGTAAAGAAACCTTCAATGCAGCAATTGATACAGCAAAGCAGATAGCAACGGATCTTTATGCGCCTCATAACGCCAAACTAGATGCTAACGAACCACAGTTTGATGGTAAAAAGGTTAGCATGATCCCTGAAGTTAAAACCGCATTTGACGCCCTCGCCCAAGCAGGGTTCATAGCAGGCCGACAAGACTATGAATTAGAAGGGATGCAGTTACCAGAAGTTATAATGGCGATCTGTATGGGATATTTTACAGCTGCTAACCCTTCTTCTTCAGGATACTCTTTCTTAACATCAGCAGCCGCCAACCTTATTAATGTATTTGCAAGTGAACCGTTAAAGGAAAAGTTCTTATCACCTATGCTTAAAGGTCGTTTTAGCGGCACTATGGCGCTAACCGAGCCTCATGCAGGCTCTTCTCTAGCAGACATAAGAACCACTGCAAAACAAACCGACAAAGGTCACTATCTGATAAAGGGGGATAAGATGTATATCTCCGGTGGTGATCACGAACTAACTGAAAACATCGTCCATCTGGTTTTAGCCAAAATTGAAGGTGCTCCAACCGGTGTCAAAGGTATATCCCTATTTTTGGTCCCCAAGTTCACCCTGGACAAAAACGGTAACCCAGAAAAGAGAAACGACGTGGCCCTGACTGGACTGATTCATAAGTTAGGCTACCGAGGCACTACGTCAACTGCCTTATCGTTCGGTGACAATGGTGATTGTGTTGGTTATCTGATTGGAGAGCCTCATCAAGGTCTTCGTTATATGTTCCAGATGATGAACGAGGCAAGGGTTGGCGTTGCAATGGGAGCAACGGTGATCGGCTATCGTGGTTATCTATATTCGCTAGAATATGCTGGCGAACGGTTACAAGGTCGCCATGCCACTGATGGCCCAGAAACCTCCCCTATTGCCATTATTGAGCATGCCGATGTCCGCAGAATGCTACTTGCTCAAAAATCCTACGTCGAAGGTGGGCTATCCCTATGCTTGTACGGTGCTTCTCTGCTAGACGATATTAATACTTTATCGTCTCCTGCAGAAGTGAAAGAGACCCACACTCTTCTCGATCTATTGACCCCAGTTATTAAATCTTGGTGCTCTGAGTTTGGACCAAAAGCCAATGACCTCGCAATTCAGGTATTAGGCGGTTCAGGCTATACAAGAGAGTACCCGGTTGAGCAGTACTGGAGAGATAACCGACTTAACCCGATACACGAAGGAACTAACGGTATTCAGGCGTTAGACCTATTAGGGCGTAAGGTATGGCAACACAATAGTTTAGGTTTACAGCTACTTGGTAAACGGATTCAAACAGACATACAACAGGCTAAATCTTCAGGAGACGGTCGCATCACTGAGTGGGCTGATGAACTAGGTCAAGCCTTGCTATCGATTCAAAAAATCACTTTGCAATTAGGATCTGATTTAGCGGCTAAAAAGGTTAATGAAACGCTTGCAAACGCCGCTTGTTATATGAATATCATCGGTAAAACGGTGGTTGCGTGGCTATGGTTGAGGCAAGCTATAGCGGCAGAATCTGGGCTAACTCGACTCAGTAGCACCGACAACACTAATACTGAAGATAACAATTTTTATCAGGGCAAGTTACAAGCGGCTCAGTACTTTTATAAATGGGAGCTACCTAGTATTGAGCAGGATATAAAGTTACTCACAGATCGTGACGATAGCTGTTATGGCATGAAGAAAGAGTGGTTTTAA
- a CDS encoding ribonuclease H family protein yields MASKYYVIWQGRETGIFNDWAACKKHIDKFAGARYKSFKTLAEAEAAYGSGPSKTVPGNSKNSATTGPKKTGKTIKTYTAREIDKLAVDTKIFTDGGCEPNPGEAGSGVAVYRKGLLDELWYGLYNPRGTNNTAELNALFEALKMAKKEVESNRTVAIFCDSKYSIQCITQWAASWQKKGWKKSGGEIKNLELIKKMFSLYETLKSRIKVLHVNGHVGVEGNELADRMSIIAVESKEPNFARYTETMDIDRILSLRTG; encoded by the coding sequence GTGGCATCAAAATACTACGTGATATGGCAAGGTAGAGAAACCGGTATTTTTAATGATTGGGCTGCCTGCAAAAAGCATATAGATAAATTTGCGGGTGCTAGATATAAGTCCTTCAAGACTCTGGCAGAAGCAGAAGCTGCCTATGGTAGTGGCCCATCAAAAACAGTGCCTGGTAATAGTAAAAACAGTGCCACTACAGGGCCAAAAAAAACAGGTAAAACGATTAAAACCTACACGGCGCGCGAAATAGACAAGTTAGCGGTAGATACCAAGATCTTTACCGATGGAGGCTGTGAACCTAACCCTGGTGAAGCGGGTTCAGGGGTGGCTGTTTATCGTAAAGGTCTTCTCGATGAGTTGTGGTATGGGTTGTACAACCCCCGAGGTACTAACAATACCGCTGAACTTAATGCGTTATTTGAAGCGCTAAAAATGGCTAAAAAAGAGGTAGAGAGTAACAGAACCGTCGCCATCTTCTGCGATTCTAAATACTCAATTCAGTGCATTACTCAATGGGCTGCCAGTTGGCAGAAAAAAGGTTGGAAAAAATCTGGCGGCGAGATTAAAAATCTGGAACTTATTAAAAAAATGTTCTCGCTATACGAAACGCTCAAGAGTCGTATAAAAGTGTTACATGTTAATGGCCATGTTGGGGTTGAGGGCAATGAGTTGGCAGATCGAATGTCAATTATAGCGGTAGAGTCGAAGGAGCCGAATTTTGCCCGATATACAGAAACAATGGATATCGACAGAATACTCTCGTTGCGCACGGGTTGA
- a CDS encoding GlxA family transcriptional regulator: protein MRHVTVLGFDYAFASAITGVSDLLSTAGVTWNYIHGNEMASEFQVEIATLDGQPVKCAHRVEIAAHKSIEDIKNTDLILIPTIAGDIETTLRRNSGLIPWIIDQANKGADIASNCTGAFLLAETGLLNGKQATTHWGFIEAFRERYPRVDLQPDQLITADGSIFCSGGGMAWLDMALFLIERYCGYDVAMASAKSNVVDISKSSQAAYSGIPGKRYHQDAVILALQDWLDVNFNQPTCVAQLADQTAMSERTLIRRFKQATGDSLVHYLQCLRVDAAKKLLRGTHTSIETITQQVGYQDVSSFIRLFKKHTGLSPSIYRARFS from the coding sequence ATGCGTCATGTAACCGTACTTGGGTTTGACTATGCGTTTGCTTCTGCCATTACTGGAGTTTCTGACCTGCTTAGCACGGCAGGTGTTACATGGAACTACATACATGGCAACGAAATGGCTTCTGAGTTTCAAGTGGAGATTGCAACGCTAGATGGTCAGCCAGTTAAATGCGCCCACCGTGTAGAAATCGCTGCGCATAAGTCGATCGAGGATATTAAAAACACTGACCTAATCTTAATACCGACGATAGCGGGTGATATAGAGACAACATTGCGGCGGAATAGCGGTTTGATTCCTTGGATTATTGATCAAGCAAATAAGGGGGCGGATATTGCGAGCAATTGCACCGGGGCTTTTTTGCTAGCTGAAACAGGGTTGTTGAACGGTAAACAAGCAACAACTCACTGGGGGTTTATCGAAGCATTTCGCGAGCGATACCCAAGAGTTGATTTACAGCCCGATCAGTTAATAACGGCTGATGGTTCTATTTTCTGTTCAGGCGGTGGGATGGCGTGGCTAGATATGGCACTGTTTTTAATTGAACGCTATTGTGGTTATGACGTTGCGATGGCGAGTGCTAAGTCTAATGTTGTTGATATCAGCAAAAGCAGTCAGGCTGCGTATAGTGGTATTCCAGGTAAGCGCTATCACCAAGACGCGGTAATTTTGGCCTTGCAAGACTGGCTAGATGTAAACTTTAATCAGCCCACTTGTGTTGCTCAGCTTGCAGACCAAACAGCGATGAGCGAGCGTACGTTAATCAGGCGATTTAAACAGGCAACGGGGGATAGCCTTGTGCACTACTTGCAGTGTCTCCGAGTGGATGCAGCGAAAAAGTTACTAAGAGGGACTCATACCTCTATTGAAACAATCACTCAGCAGGTTGGATATCAAGATGTTTCCTCGTTTATACGACTATTTAAAAAACATACGGGGCTTTCACCTAGCATTTATAGAGCACGGTTCTCATAA
- a CDS encoding propionyl-CoA synthetase produces the protein MSYRDTYQHSISNPVSFWQEKSELIHWFKKPETILSKNKEGLDCWYPDGELNTSYLALDYQLEQGRGKQTALIYDSPVTNTVQKYTYAELRDKVAVFAGALESLGVDKGDRVVLYMPMIPEAVIAMLACARLGAIHSVVFGGFAASELAVRIDDATPKVIVSASCGIEVSKIIAYKPLLDQAIDLASHKPNSCVIVQRPELECSLIEHRDHDWSILNATAKAKEPVPVLATDPLYILYTSGTTGKPKGVVRDNGGHAVAMRYSMEWVYGVKPGDVYWAASDVGWVVGHSYIVYAPLLTGCTTILYEGKPVNTPDAGAFWRVCADYGVKILFSAPTAFRAIRKEDPEAKLMQHYDLSKLERLYLAGERLDPPTYEWLKEKTRLPILDHWWQTETGWAIACNPVGEELMPVKPGSATMPTVGFDVQILNDRGEPAEPNEQGSVVVKLPMPPGCLPTVWNDTPRFKNAYLNIFDGYYLSGDGGYFDEEGYLFIMGRTDDVINVAGHRLSTGEMEEVVGSHEAVAECAVFGVADQLKGQVPLGLVLLKDGVIVDEEELEKDLIKLVREKIGPLACFQRAIVVERLPKTRSGKILRKTIRQIADGEEYSVPSTIDDPSILTDLEDRFSNLGMA, from the coding sequence ATGTCGTACAGAGACACTTATCAGCACTCAATTAGTAACCCAGTTTCGTTTTGGCAAGAAAAGTCTGAGCTAATTCACTGGTTTAAGAAACCAGAAACAATTCTAAGTAAAAACAAAGAAGGGTTGGACTGTTGGTATCCAGACGGGGAACTCAATACGTCATACCTGGCTCTTGATTATCAGTTAGAGCAAGGCAGGGGTAAACAAACGGCGCTGATCTATGACTCCCCTGTAACCAACACAGTTCAAAAATATACCTATGCCGAATTAAGAGACAAAGTGGCTGTTTTTGCAGGCGCATTAGAATCGTTAGGCGTGGATAAGGGTGATAGAGTCGTTTTGTACATGCCAATGATACCCGAGGCGGTCATTGCCATGTTGGCCTGCGCCCGTTTAGGTGCTATCCACTCCGTTGTATTTGGTGGTTTCGCTGCCAGCGAGTTAGCAGTGAGAATTGATGATGCAACGCCAAAGGTTATCGTATCTGCTTCTTGTGGTATCGAAGTAAGTAAGATCATTGCATACAAACCTCTGCTTGATCAGGCTATCGACCTTGCTAGCCACAAACCCAACAGCTGCGTCATTGTTCAGCGTCCAGAGTTAGAGTGCTCCTTAATTGAGCATCGAGATCATGACTGGAGCATTTTGAACGCAACCGCTAAAGCTAAAGAACCGGTTCCGGTATTGGCCACTGATCCACTTTATATTCTCTACACCTCAGGTACAACCGGCAAACCAAAAGGTGTGGTAAGGGATAACGGAGGTCATGCTGTCGCTATGAGATACAGCATGGAATGGGTGTATGGTGTTAAGCCTGGCGATGTCTATTGGGCCGCATCAGATGTGGGATGGGTTGTAGGCCACTCATATATCGTTTATGCACCGTTACTGACTGGGTGTACCACGATCTTGTATGAGGGGAAACCCGTTAATACGCCAGATGCAGGGGCCTTTTGGCGTGTCTGCGCTGACTATGGTGTTAAGATTCTGTTTTCAGCACCAACGGCATTTAGAGCGATTCGAAAAGAAGACCCTGAAGCAAAACTGATGCAGCATTATGACCTAAGCAAGCTTGAACGACTCTATTTAGCTGGCGAGAGGTTAGACCCACCAACGTATGAGTGGCTAAAAGAAAAAACCAGACTCCCTATATTAGATCATTGGTGGCAAACAGAAACAGGTTGGGCAATAGCTTGTAACCCGGTCGGAGAGGAACTAATGCCTGTTAAGCCAGGTTCCGCAACAATGCCTACTGTGGGATTTGATGTTCAAATTCTTAACGATCGAGGAGAGCCTGCGGAGCCAAATGAACAAGGTAGTGTTGTGGTCAAACTGCCAATGCCACCGGGGTGCTTGCCGACTGTATGGAATGATACGCCTCGCTTTAAAAACGCTTATCTAAATATTTTTGACGGTTACTACCTTTCTGGAGATGGAGGGTATTTTGATGAAGAGGGTTATCTATTTATTATGGGGCGCACTGACGATGTTATAAATGTCGCGGGCCATCGCTTATCAACCGGCGAAATGGAAGAAGTGGTAGGTTCACATGAAGCCGTTGCTGAGTGTGCTGTTTTTGGTGTTGCTGACCAACTTAAAGGTCAAGTACCGTTAGGTTTGGTGCTACTTAAAGATGGCGTAATAGTTGATGAAGAAGAGCTTGAAAAAGATTTGATTAAGTTGGTGCGTGAGAAAATCGGTCCATTAGCCTGTTTTCAGCGTGCAATAGTGGTTGAACGGCTACCAAAAACAAGGTCAGGTAAAATCTTACGTAAAACGATTAGACAGATTGCAGACGGAGAGGAGTACTCAGTCCCTTCAACCATCGATGACCCTTCAATCTTAACCGATTTAGAAGATCGATTCTCCAATCTCGGGATGGCCTAA
- a CDS encoding molybdopterin oxidoreductase family protein encodes MEQSINTSAIDSQGQGLHYRTCTLCEAMCGVEIKTENNKIVSIKGDKNDPFSRGHICPKATALQDLHEDPDRIRRPIERTDSGWKEISWNEALTKTANRLKDIQHNYGRDAVGAYLGNPNVHNMGAMLFGKDLLHKLRTKNKFSATSVDQLPHHVVSHLLFGHQLMIPVPDIDRTDHFLIIGGNPLASNGSIMSVPDVKNRLKAIKKRKGKVIVIDPRRSETAEIASEHHFITPGTDALLLLAMLNTVFEEQLCSPGDLKKHVNNLYSLEPVVAPYTAERVAPITGVSAEATRQLVREFCAAKTAICYGRMGCSVQQFGTLTQYLIMAFNILTGRLDAPGGMMFTHPAADILPKSSKGHFGKIKSRVRGLNGFGGELPVAALAEEILTEGKGQIKAMVLAAGNPVLSTPNGTQLDKAFSQLDFMVSIDFYRNESNRHANIILPPVSALEREHYDIVFHTLAVRNTAKYSEALFNPSEDAMHDWQIFLELAYRLNGKPTLKQTLEHRAKMALGPKAVLDLLLRSGPYGGGLNLFKGISLSQLKKNPHGVDLGPLNAKLPMGLFTPDKKINMSLSFFKPDIQRLEQHFFGQESKKTNHNSLRLIGRRHVRSNNTWLHNSRRLVKGKSRCNMMIHPESASALGLENGQMAKVSSRTGSVTIATEITDEIMPGVISIPHGWGHNREGTGWKIAEKHAGVSVNDLTDELFLDELSGNAALNGVPVTVEAQH; translated from the coding sequence ATGGAACAATCTATTAACACCTCAGCAATAGATTCGCAGGGGCAAGGTTTACACTATCGTACTTGTACTCTTTGCGAAGCGATGTGTGGGGTTGAGATAAAGACCGAGAATAATAAAATCGTTTCTATCAAAGGAGATAAAAATGACCCGTTTAGTCGTGGGCATATATGCCCAAAGGCCACCGCTCTGCAAGACCTGCACGAAGACCCTGATCGTATCCGGCGTCCAATAGAACGAACCGACTCTGGTTGGAAAGAAATTAGCTGGAATGAAGCGCTAACTAAAACAGCAAATAGACTCAAAGATATTCAGCACAATTATGGGCGGGATGCCGTAGGCGCGTATTTGGGAAATCCAAATGTTCATAATATGGGGGCTATGCTGTTCGGTAAAGATTTACTGCATAAGCTACGCACAAAAAACAAATTTTCAGCAACATCAGTTGATCAATTACCTCATCATGTTGTCTCTCACCTACTATTCGGCCATCAATTAATGATACCGGTACCCGATATAGATCGAACAGATCACTTCTTAATCATTGGCGGCAACCCCCTCGCCTCAAACGGCAGTATCATGTCGGTTCCAGACGTGAAAAATAGACTCAAAGCGATAAAAAAGCGCAAAGGTAAAGTAATTGTCATTGATCCTCGAAGATCAGAAACCGCTGAGATCGCCAGCGAACACCATTTTATTACACCGGGTACTGATGCTCTCCTACTGCTAGCAATGCTGAACACAGTTTTTGAAGAACAGTTATGCTCACCAGGTGATCTAAAAAAACATGTCAACAACCTTTATTCACTAGAGCCAGTCGTTGCCCCCTATACAGCTGAACGAGTAGCCCCCATTACCGGTGTAAGCGCCGAAGCAACACGTCAATTAGTTAGAGAATTTTGCGCCGCAAAAACGGCAATATGTTATGGCAGAATGGGCTGCTCAGTTCAACAGTTTGGCACCCTCACTCAGTATTTGATTATGGCGTTCAACATCCTTACCGGTCGTCTTGACGCACCTGGCGGCATGATGTTTACCCATCCTGCTGCCGATATTTTGCCTAAATCTAGTAAAGGTCATTTTGGTAAGATTAAAAGTAGAGTTAGAGGCTTAAACGGCTTTGGCGGTGAACTCCCTGTTGCAGCGTTGGCCGAAGAGATACTGACCGAAGGTAAAGGTCAAATAAAAGCAATGGTCTTGGCAGCAGGTAACCCTGTTCTCTCTACCCCCAATGGTACCCAGCTCGACAAAGCATTTAGTCAGCTTGATTTTATGGTTTCTATCGATTTTTACCGTAATGAAAGTAACCGCCACGCAAACATTATATTACCCCCCGTAAGCGCACTAGAACGAGAGCACTATGATATTGTTTTTCATACGCTAGCTGTTCGTAATACCGCAAAGTATTCTGAAGCGCTGTTTAACCCTAGCGAAGACGCAATGCATGATTGGCAAATTTTTCTCGAACTAGCCTATCGACTAAATGGTAAACCAACACTAAAGCAGACTTTAGAGCACAGAGCGAAAATGGCGTTAGGGCCAAAGGCCGTGTTAGATTTACTTTTACGATCTGGACCTTACGGAGGTGGGTTAAACCTATTTAAAGGTATATCACTCTCTCAGTTAAAGAAAAACCCTCACGGTGTAGACCTTGGCCCCCTTAACGCAAAGTTACCTATGGGTCTGTTTACACCTGACAAAAAAATCAATATGTCTCTCTCCTTTTTTAAGCCCGACATTCAGAGACTCGAACAACACTTTTTTGGCCAAGAAAGCAAAAAGACAAATCACAATAGCCTGCGACTAATTGGTCGTCGGCACGTTCGGAGCAATAATACCTGGCTTCACAACAGTCGCCGCCTCGTTAAGGGTAAGTCTCGCTGCAACATGATGATCCACCCTGAAAGTGCCAGCGCACTTGGCCTCGAAAATGGTCAAATGGCTAAAGTCTCCTCTAGGACAGGCTCCGTCACAATTGCGACAGAAATAACTGACGAGATCATGCCTGGGGTGATTAGTATTCCTCACGGTTGGGGCCATAATAGAGAAGGAACGGGCTGGAAAATAGCAGAGAAACATGCAGGAGTCAGTGTAAATGACTTAACTGACGAGCTGTTTTTAGATGAGCTGTCTGGCAATGCGGCTCTTAATGGCGTGCCCGTCACTGTTGAAGCGCAGCACTAA
- a CDS encoding YkgJ family cysteine cluster protein, producing MKTNATNAVEEPITCSNCEAICCRMEVMIITDTGVPDRFIKTDKWGGETMNRLDDGWCAALNRNTMMCSIYESRPLICREFAMGESECIDARHDYFKTKP from the coding sequence ATGAAAACTAACGCCACTAATGCTGTCGAAGAACCTATCACCTGCTCCAATTGCGAAGCCATCTGTTGTCGCATGGAAGTTATGATCATAACCGACACAGGAGTACCCGACCGCTTTATCAAAACCGACAAATGGGGTGGTGAAACAATGAATCGTCTAGACGACGGTTGGTGCGCTGCACTAAATCGAAACACGATGATGTGTTCAATTTACGAAAGTAGACCGTTAATTTGTCGTGAGTTCGCTATGGGAGAAAGCGAGTGCATTGATGCAAGACACGACTACTTTAAGACTAAACCCTAA